The Dehalococcoidia bacterium genome includes a region encoding these proteins:
- a CDS encoding thioesterase family protein, which yields MGHSDNFEIFMDALINMPFHKTLTLTPESFDLDNGCIRFSMRDELVGNPAFRVLHGGVTSAILDLEGALVLGLHHARQVKDQPPKSLRELYKGGTLDLRIDFIQPGKGRHFVASGKIVHIGKKVAITHSELHNDQQQLIAMATGSYVVG from the coding sequence ATGGGTCACAGTGACAACTTCGAGATCTTCATGGATGCATTGATCAATATGCCCTTCCATAAGACCCTGACGTTGACGCCAGAGTCATTCGATCTGGACAATGGCTGCATCAGATTCTCCATGCGGGATGAGTTGGTGGGCAATCCTGCCTTTCGTGTCTTGCATGGAGGAGTTACTTCGGCAATCCTCGACTTGGAGGGGGCTCTTGTCCTGGGGCTCCATCACGCCAGACAGGTCAAGGATCAACCTCCGAAGAGCCTGCGCGAGCTTTATAAGGGAGGCACCCTGGATTTGCGGATTGACTTTATCCAGCCGGGGAAAGGTCGCCACTTTGTTGCTTCCGGTAAGATCGTTCATATCGGCAAGAAAGTTGCTATTACGCACAGTGAGCTGCACAACGACCAGCAACAACTTATCGCCATGGCCACAGGCTCCTATGTTGTCGGTTGA